One Salmo trutta chromosome 19, fSalTru1.1, whole genome shotgun sequence genomic window carries:
- the LOC115154638 gene encoding vesicle-associated membrane protein 2: MSAPAAAGAPADGAAPPPNLTSNRRLQQTQAQVDEVVDIMRVNVDKVLERDQKLSELDDRADALQAGASQFETSAAKLKNKYWWKNAKMMIILGLICAIVLIVIIVYFST; the protein is encoded by the exons AT GTCTGCCCCAGCTGCCGCCGGCGCCCCCGCAGATGGAGCGGCGCCCCCTCCAAACCTCACCAGCAACCGCCGCCTGCAACAGACACAGGCTCAGGTGGATGAG GTGGTGGATATCATGCGTGTAAACGTGGATAAGGTTCTGGAGCGTGATCAGAAACTGTCAGAGCTGGATGATCGGGCCGATGCCCTGCAGGCTGGAGCCTCACAGTTCGAGACCAGCGCTGCAAAACTCAAGAACAAGTACTGGTGGAAGAACGCCAAG ATGATGATTATCCTGGGGCTGATATGTGCGATTGTCCTCATCGTCATCATCG tctacttCAGCACCTAA